From one Maniola jurtina chromosome 5, ilManJurt1.1, whole genome shotgun sequence genomic stretch:
- the LOC123865164 gene encoding exosome complex component MTR3 isoform X2: MPLDYRRFNGPEDSVSYKRFTEDYLKSYDELYSELIDANEHRKDGREIEEARTMYARSNMVSQAKGSSYIEMKKTKVVCSVFDPRETMHQNEFSTLGQLFCEVKFAPFSCHHQRQPHVPDSEEKALSVALRKALEPTVCRHLFPNFQIDIFVYILENDGSCLAAAINAAGLALANAAVPMYDIITACSVAIIGDKMFVDPTQPEEHLAITSPDTKTNHGLITMSMLHELKQVADFRQIGSLDVDCVLKATDILEQECKKIVPKIQKILVKNVVKGVEQQKKLHEEAKVREAALKAKMEEWKLLLNGG, encoded by the exons ATGCCTTTAGATTACAGAAGATTCAATGGCCCTGAAGATAGTGTTTCATATAAACGTTTCACTGAAGACTATTTAAAAAGTTACGATGAGTTATACAGTGAATTGATTGATGCTAATGAACATCGTAAGGATGGGCGCGAAATAGAAGAGGCGCGGACCATGT ATGCTCGTTCAAACATGGTTTCGCAAGCAAAAGGCTCATCATACATCGAGATGAAGAAAACTAAAGTTGTGTGCTCTGTTTTCGACCCTAGGGAGACTATGCACCAGAATGAGTTCAG TACACTTGGTCAATTATTCTGTGAAGTAAAGTTTGCACCCTTCTCTTGTCATCACCAAAGACAGCCTCATGTTCCGGACTCTGAAGAGAAGGCACTGTCAGTAGCATTAAGGAAAGCTCTGGAACCAACAGTGTGTCGCCATTTGTTTCCTAATTTccaa aTAGACATTTTTGTATACATCCTTGAAAATGATGGCTCTTGTTTAGCCGCAGCTATCAATGCAGCTGGCCTGGCACTAGCCAATGCTGCTGTTCCCATGTATGACATCATCACTGCCTGTTCCGTGGCTATAATTGGGGACAAGATGTTCGTTGACCCTACCCAGCCTGAGGAACATCTTGCCATAACAAGTCCAGATACAAAAACAAACCATGGACTTATCACTATGTCAATGTTACATGAATTAAAACAAGTAGCGGACTTCCGTCAAATAGGCTCTTTAGATGTTGATTGTGTTCTCAAAGCCACAGATATTTTAGAACAAGAATGCAAGAAAATTGTtcctaaaatacaaaaaatacttgtaaagaatgttgtcaaaggtgtggaACAACAAAAGAAGTTACATGAGGAAGCAAAAGTGCGAGAAGCTGCTTTAAAAGCAAAAATGGAAGAATGGAAGTTGTTATTAAATGGTGGATGA
- the LOC123865164 gene encoding exosome complex component MTR3 isoform X1, whose protein sequence is MPLDYRRFNGPEDSVSYKRFTEDYLKSYDELYSELIDANEHRKDGREIEEARTMCMFYARSNMVSQAKGSSYIEMKKTKVVCSVFDPRETMHQNEFSTLGQLFCEVKFAPFSCHHQRQPHVPDSEEKALSVALRKALEPTVCRHLFPNFQIDIFVYILENDGSCLAAAINAAGLALANAAVPMYDIITACSVAIIGDKMFVDPTQPEEHLAITSPDTKTNHGLITMSMLHELKQVADFRQIGSLDVDCVLKATDILEQECKKIVPKIQKILVKNVVKGVEQQKKLHEEAKVREAALKAKMEEWKLLLNGG, encoded by the exons ATGCCTTTAGATTACAGAAGATTCAATGGCCCTGAAGATAGTGTTTCATATAAACGTTTCACTGAAGACTATTTAAAAAGTTACGATGAGTTATACAGTGAATTGATTGATGCTAATGAACATCGTAAGGATGGGCGCGAAATAGAAGAGGCGCGGACCATGTGTAtgtttt ATGCTCGTTCAAACATGGTTTCGCAAGCAAAAGGCTCATCATACATCGAGATGAAGAAAACTAAAGTTGTGTGCTCTGTTTTCGACCCTAGGGAGACTATGCACCAGAATGAGTTCAG TACACTTGGTCAATTATTCTGTGAAGTAAAGTTTGCACCCTTCTCTTGTCATCACCAAAGACAGCCTCATGTTCCGGACTCTGAAGAGAAGGCACTGTCAGTAGCATTAAGGAAAGCTCTGGAACCAACAGTGTGTCGCCATTTGTTTCCTAATTTccaa aTAGACATTTTTGTATACATCCTTGAAAATGATGGCTCTTGTTTAGCCGCAGCTATCAATGCAGCTGGCCTGGCACTAGCCAATGCTGCTGTTCCCATGTATGACATCATCACTGCCTGTTCCGTGGCTATAATTGGGGACAAGATGTTCGTTGACCCTACCCAGCCTGAGGAACATCTTGCCATAACAAGTCCAGATACAAAAACAAACCATGGACTTATCACTATGTCAATGTTACATGAATTAAAACAAGTAGCGGACTTCCGTCAAATAGGCTCTTTAGATGTTGATTGTGTTCTCAAAGCCACAGATATTTTAGAACAAGAATGCAAGAAAATTGTtcctaaaatacaaaaaatacttgtaaagaatgttgtcaaaggtgtggaACAACAAAAGAAGTTACATGAGGAAGCAAAAGTGCGAGAAGCTGCTTTAAAAGCAAAAATGGAAGAATGGAAGTTGTTATTAAATGGTGGATGA
- the LOC123865175 gene encoding splicing factor 3B subunit 5, whose amino-acid sequence MGERYNIHSQLEHLQSKYIGTGHADTTKYEWMTNQHRDSCCSYMGHPDLLSYFAIVENESKARVKFNLMERMLQPCGPPPEKPED is encoded by the coding sequence ATGGGTGAAAGATACAACATCCACAGTCAATTAGAGCATTTACAAAGTAAATATATCGGTACGGGTCACGCCGACACTACAAAATACGAGTGGATGACGAATCAACACAGAGACTCCTGTTGTAGTTACATGGGTCATCCAGACCTCTTGAGCTATTTTGCGATTGTCGAAAATGAATCTAAAGCAAGAGTTAAGTTTAATTTGATGGAGAGGATGTTACAACCCTGTGGACCACCACCAGAAAAACCTGAAGACTAA